A region of Helicoverpa zea isolate HzStark_Cry1AcR chromosome 16, ilHelZeax1.1, whole genome shotgun sequence DNA encodes the following proteins:
- the LOC124637627 gene encoding hairy/enhancer-of-split related with YRPW motif protein 1-like → MPCSEDDDSQTGFSEPTHGMSKAELRKTNKPIMEKKRRARINNCLNELKDLLIDGTDKDPARHSKLEKADILELTVKHLQKLQRQQLAAAIAADPAVLHRFKAGFSDCAVEVRRYLSRLASVPTGLRHRLGNHLTSCIGGMDTLQPRDYAPLVPDPLRLDDERPSAFHFVRSTRPTSPPLSPLSCDSACDSSTELETPPRPVQTFPFPTPPSRSASDQDSSPETQKQTVSSTTISPENRQEPMRTKKYMEPLSIVIDVENYKIGIDASPKRAMDYSVRQKLKRPVVDLTGPAPKILRTEEKVVTENIYRTPEKSAFTRVSDRIPTLPHKRLTIPESIPCVGERPLEVRPLLLPTAPRTVISHTAASLAQSSQRVSPKELKVEADTSSKSPKQGSSSSAEMWRPW, encoded by the exons ATGCCGTGCAGTGAAGACGATGACTCACAAACCGGGTTCTCGGAGCCCACCCATGGGATGTCTAAAGCGGAATTGCGAAAG ACGAACAAACCGATTATGGAGAAGAAACGGCGCGCGCGCATCAACAACTGCCTCAACGAGCTGAAGGATCTGCTCATCGATGGAACTGATAAAGAC CCAGCGCGCCACTCCAAACTAGAGAAGGCAGATATCCTGGAACTGACAGTGAAGCACCTTCAGAAGCTGCAGCGTCAGCAACTGGCAGCAGCCATCGCTGCCGACCCTGCAGTGCTGCACCGATTCAAAGCCGGCTTCAGTGACTGCGCAGTCGAAGTCAGGAGATACCTCTCCCGCCTTGCAAGTGTACCCACTGGACTACGTCATCGCCTCGGAAACCATCTAACATCATGCATCGGAGGCATGGACACCCTCCAGCCACGAGACTACGCCCCTCTCGTACCGGACCCGCTAAGGCTTGACGACGAGAGGCCCAGTGCGTTCCACTTCGTCAGATCAACAAGACCTACTAGCCCGCCTCTCAGTCCTCTATCCTGTGACTCAGCCTGCGACTCCTCTACAGAACTCGAAACGCCACCACGTCCCGTCCAGACTTTCCCATTCCCCACACCACCCAGCCGATCAGCATCAGACCAGGACTCCAGCCCAGAAACACAGAAACAAACCGTCTCCTCAACGACAATATCACCAGAAAACAGACAAGAACCAATGAGGACCAAGAAATATATGGAGCCGTTATCAATAGTGATTGACGTGGAGAACTATAAAATCGGAATCGACGCGTCACCAAAACGAGCCATGGATTACTCCGTCAGACAGAAGTTGAAAAGACCCGTAGTGGACTTGACCGGACCTGCTCCGAAAATACTAAGAACCGAAGAAAAAGTTGTTACTGAAAATATCTATAGAACACCAGAGAAGTCAGCATTCACGAGAGTATCAGATAGAATACCAACGCTTCCTCACAAAAGGCTGACAATCCCTGAAAGTATACCTTGTGTGGGCGAAAGGCCTTTGGAAGTTAGGCCCCTACTCCTCCCTACCGCTCCTCGGACTGTGATAAGCCATACCGCGGCGTCACTCGCCCAGTCTTCTCAGCGGGTATCTCCTAAAGAACTCAAAGTGGAAGCCGATACAAGTTCCAAATCGCCCAAACAGGGATCGTCATCCAGTGCTGAGATGTGGAGACCTTGGTGA